The DNA window CGTCGTAGTCGACCCGCAGCGCCGCCGAGGTGATGGATATCCCGCGGGAACGCTCCATGTCCATCCAGTCCGACGTGACCCCGCTGCGGCCGCCCTTGCCGTGTACCGCCCCCGCGGAGGAGATGGCGGAGGCGTGCAGTGCCAGCGCCTCCGTGAGGGTCGACTTTCCGGCGTCCGGGTGGGAGATCACCGCGAACGTGCGCCGCCGCCCGGCCTCCGCCGCGACGTCCGGATCGTGGTGCGTCTCGTTCCTGGCCTCCGCTGTGGCACTCACCGACGTTCCTTCTCCCTGCTGTGCTGTGCGCCTTCGTGCTCTCCGCGCCGCGCGCGCAGTAGATCCCCGAACTCCTCGGCGATCGCGAGCTGCTCCCGCAGCTGAGCGCACCGGTTCGCCACGGCTTCCTCGAACCCGGCCAGACTGTCGAGGAGGGCGGCGCGCTCGCCCGCGGTGCTTGTGGCACCCGCGAGCCTGTCCAGCAGGGTCAGCAGCTCCCGCATGTCCTCAACGCTGAAGTCGAGCGGCTTCATCCGTTTGACCAGGAGCAGCCGCTCGATGTCGGATTCGGTGTAGAGCCGGAACCCGCCGCGGGACCGCGCCGAGGGCTCGACCAGCCCCATTTCGCCGTAGTACCGGATGGTTCGTAGGGAAAGGCCCGTGCGCTCGGCCACCTCACCGATCCGCCTG is part of the Haloactinospora alba genome and encodes:
- a CDS encoding MerR family transcriptional regulator gives rise to the protein MSQPAARRRIGEVAERTGLSLRTIRYYGEMGLVEPSARSRGGFRLYTESDIERLLLVKRMKPLDFSVEDMRELLTLLDRLAGATSTAGERAALLDSLAGFEEAVANRCAQLREQLAIAEEFGDLLRARRGEHEGAQHSREKERR